The following proteins are co-located in the Procambarus clarkii isolate CNS0578487 chromosome 4, FALCON_Pclarkii_2.0, whole genome shotgun sequence genome:
- the LOC138370540 gene encoding uncharacterized protein, producing the protein MMLEPPLLKLEMLEPPLLEFETLEPPLLEFETLEPPLLEFETLEPPLLEFETLEPPLLEFETLDTPLLKLETLGTPLLKLEMLEPPLLKLEMLEPPLLEFEMLEPPILESETLSWALMSLHVAKLNTRIMESNLCDSDPVLRVFMGDPMRLLRDLSNQSIFRLEAVEVMCPR; encoded by the exons ATGATGCTGGAACCTCCACTTCTGAAGTTAGAAATGCTGGAACCTCCACTTCTGGAGTTTGAAACACTGGAACCTCCACTTCTGGAGTTTGAAACACTGGAACCTCCACTTCTGGAGTTTGAAACACTGGAACCTCCACTTCTGGAGTTTGAAACACTGGAACCTCCACTTCTGGAGTTTGAAACGCTGGACACTCCACTTCTGAAGTTAGAAACGCTGGGCACTCCACTTCTGAAGTTAGAAATGCTGGAACCTCCACTTCTGAAGTTAGAAATGCTGGAACCTCCACTTCTGGAGTTTGAAATGCTGGAACCTCCGATATTGGAGTCAGAAACGCTGTCATGGGCCCTAATGTCTTTACATGTAGCCAAATTGAATACAAGAATAATGGAATCGAATCTTTGCGATTCAGACCCTGTC CTTAGGGTTTTTATGGGCGATCCAATGAGACTGCTGCGAGATTTGAGCAACCAATCCATATTCAGATTGGAGGCTGTGGAAGTCATGTGTCCCAGATGA
- the LOC123752656 gene encoding keratin-associated protein 9-1-like, which translates to MIATSLLTLGCHSIPHTRGSLPLHFGSFKSLTDSGHEEAVVSESLHTLKVVTLAQILLAGNTETCNPTAASCNPTAVTCNPTAAACNPLAATCNPTAVTCNPTAAACNPIAVTCNPTAATCNPTAAICNPTAVTCNPTAVTCNPTAVTCNPTAVTCNPTAVTCNPTAVTCNPSAATCNPTAAACNLTAVTCNPTAVTCNTTAAACNPIAVTCNPTAVTCNPSAATCNPTAATCNPTAVTCNPTAAACNPTAVTCNPTAATCNLTAVTCNPSAATCNPTAATCNPTAATCNPSAVTCNPTAATCNPSAATCNPTAATCNPTLHPQPSRMT; encoded by the exons ATGATTGCAACCTCTTTGCTCACTCTTGGCTGTCACTCTATTCCTCACACTAGGG GCAGCCTTCCTCTGCACTTCGGTTCCTTCAAGTCATTGACTGACTCAGGCCATGAAGAAGCAGTTGTGTCAGAGTCACTACACACCCTCAAAGTCGTTACCCTGGCCCAGATTCTCCTCGCTGGCAACACTGAAACTTGTAATCCCACTGCTGCATCTTGTAATCCTACTGCTGTAACTTGTAATCCCACTGCTGCAGCTTGTAATCCCCTTGCTGCAACTTGTAATCCTACTGCTGTAACTTGTAATCCCACTGCTGCAGCTTGTAATCCTATTGCTGTAACTTGTAATCCCACTGCTGCAACTTGTAATCCCACTGCTGCAATTTGTAATCCTACTGCTGTAACTTGTAATCCTACTGCTGTAACTTGTAATCCCACTGCTGTAACTTGTAATCCCACTGCTGTAACTTGTAATCCTACTGCTGTAACTTGTAATCCCACTGCTGTAACTTGTAATCCCTCTGCTGCAACGTGTAATCCCACTGCTGCAGCTTGTAATCTCACTGCTGTAACTTGTAATCCTACTGCTGTAACTTGTAATACCACTGCTGCAGCTTGTAATCCTATTGCTGTAACTTGTAATCCCACTGCTGTAACTTGTAATCCCTCTGCTGCAACGTGTAATCCCACTGCTGCAACTTGTAATCCCACTGCTGTAACTTGTAATCCCACTGCTGCAGCTTGTAATCCCACTGCTGTAACTTGTAATCCCACTGCTGCAACTTGTAATCTCACTGCTGTAACTTGTAATCCCTCTGCTGCAACTTGTAATCCCACTGCTGCAACTTGTAATCCCACTGCTGCAACTTGTAATCCCTCTGCTGTAACGTGTAATCCCACTGCTGCAACTTGTAATCCCTCTGCTGCAACGTGTAATCCCACTGCTGCAACTTGTAATCCCACTCTTCACCCTCAACCCTCGAGGATGACTTGA